The following are from one region of the Synechococcus sp. CBW1108 genome:
- a CDS encoding DDE-type integrase/transposase/recombinase: MLHALHGAGSQGCGGLWVIKKLFIGSESSFYRVLHQAGQCHRRGRARLPQEPRSVPRLRADGPNQVWSWDITFLPTTVRGVWLYLYLVVDVWSRKVVAWDVAEVESAQIAADLVQRACLKERYHRPSGFGSRQCQQQPLILHADNGNAMRGATLESRLEEMGVLRSFSRPRVSNDNPYSESLFRTVKYRPDYPSRPFASKGEACEWVAAFVDWYNHRHHHSAIKFVTPHQRHSGAVAAICQQRTDVYEAARRANPTRWSGATRCWNQPAEVWINKPTEEPDPVLALPLIKAA; this comes from the coding sequence TTGCTGCATGCCCTGCACGGAGCGGGATCTCAGGGTTGCGGAGGCTTATGGGTAATCAAGAAGCTCTTTATTGGTTCAGAGAGCAGCTTCTATCGGGTGCTGCACCAGGCGGGTCAGTGCCACCGCCGGGGGAGGGCCAGGCTGCCTCAAGAACCGCGCTCGGTGCCGCGCCTCAGGGCGGATGGCCCGAACCAGGTTTGGAGCTGGGACATCACCTTTCTGCCGACCACGGTGCGAGGTGTGTGGCTCTACCTCTATTTGGTGGTCGATGTCTGGAGCCGCAAAGTGGTGGCATGGGATGTGGCCGAGGTGGAATCGGCCCAGATCGCAGCGGATCTGGTGCAGCGGGCCTGCCTCAAGGAGCGCTACCACCGCCCCAGCGGCTTTGGCAGCCGCCAGTGCCAGCAGCAGCCCCTAATACTCCACGCCGACAACGGCAATGCAATGCGTGGGGCCACGCTGGAATCACGGCTCGAGGAGATGGGCGTGCTCAGATCCTTCTCCCGGCCAAGGGTCTCAAACGACAACCCGTACTCGGAATCCCTGTTCCGTACGGTCAAATACCGGCCTGATTACCCGAGCCGGCCCTTTGCCAGCAAGGGCGAGGCCTGTGAATGGGTGGCAGCATTTGTGGATTGGTACAACCACCGGCACCACCACAGCGCGATCAAATTCGTGACGCCCCACCAGCGCCACAGTGGGGCTGTCGCGGCAATTTGCCAGCAGCGCACTGATGTCTACGAGGCCGCCCGCCGTGCCAATCCAACGCGCTGGAGCGGTGCCACCCGCTGCTGGAATCAACCGGCAGAAGTGTGGATAAACAAGCCAACAGAAGAGCCCGATCCGGTCCTGGCGCTACCCTTAATCAAGGCCGCCTGA
- a CDS encoding dihydroorotate dehydrogenase-like protein codes for MIPDLSTTYLGLALRSPLVVGAAAPLSEELAQLQALERAGAAAIVLHSLFEEQIEQEQLDLHRHATAGADSYGEALTYVPEPSIFHGGEDLYLRHLEQASGCLGVPVIASLNGTSPGRWVESARRIEAAGASALELNIYAIPTDPELSSAAIEAEVEEIVRQVRAEVRLPLAVKLSPFFTNLSAMARRLAAAGADGLVLFNRFYQPDIDIETMEVRPNLLLSTPHDLRLPLRWIALLHGRQPVDLAASGGVHRGTDVVRLLMAGAAVTQVVGALLRHGPDRLAGLEQELSIWLMEHEVASVAELIGCMSQQRCPNPAEYERAQYMRAIQGYRPADARQAPGPW; via the coding sequence ATGATCCCCGACCTCTCCACCACCTACCTCGGCCTGGCCCTGCGCAGCCCCCTGGTGGTGGGTGCGGCCGCGCCCCTCAGCGAGGAGTTGGCCCAGCTGCAGGCCCTGGAGCGGGCCGGGGCGGCGGCGATCGTGCTGCATTCGCTGTTTGAGGAGCAGATCGAGCAGGAGCAGCTCGATCTGCACCGCCATGCCACAGCCGGAGCCGATAGCTATGGCGAGGCGCTCACCTACGTGCCGGAGCCATCGATCTTCCATGGCGGGGAAGACCTCTACCTGCGCCATCTCGAGCAGGCCAGCGGCTGCCTTGGGGTGCCCGTGATCGCCAGCCTCAACGGCACCAGTCCGGGCCGCTGGGTGGAGTCGGCGCGGCGAATCGAGGCGGCGGGCGCCTCGGCCCTCGAGCTCAACATCTATGCGATTCCCACCGACCCCGAGCTCTCCAGCGCAGCCATCGAAGCCGAGGTGGAGGAGATCGTGCGCCAGGTGCGCGCCGAGGTGCGCCTTCCCCTGGCCGTGAAGCTCAGCCCCTTCTTCACCAACCTCAGCGCCATGGCCCGGCGCCTGGCCGCGGCGGGCGCCGATGGGCTGGTGCTGTTCAACCGCTTCTACCAGCCCGATATCGACATCGAGACCATGGAGGTGCGGCCCAACCTGCTGCTTTCCACCCCCCACGACCTGCGCCTGCCGCTGCGCTGGATCGCCCTACTCCACGGCCGCCAGCCGGTGGATCTGGCCGCCAGTGGCGGCGTGCACCGGGGCACCGACGTGGTGCGGCTGTTGATGGCGGGGGCTGCGGTGACCCAGGTGGTGGGGGCATTGCTGCGCCACGGCCCCGATCGCCTGGCGGGCCTGGAGCAGGAGCTCTCCATCTGGCTGATGGAGCACGAGGTGGCCAGCGTGGCCGAGCTGATCGGCTGTATGAGCCAGCAGCGCTGCCCCAATCCGGCCGAATACGAGCGGGCCCAATACATGCGCGCCATCCAGGGTTACCGCCCGGCCGATGCCCGCCAGGCGCCGGGCCCCTGGTGA
- a CDS encoding DUF3136 domain-containing protein, producing the protein MTASPTAPGLTIGELEANYSLYCKAMRLLIREGKTIAKVRRTVCWQRLEILHNCLPSQYREPDYLFALLQRELKAPL; encoded by the coding sequence ATGACCGCATCCCCAACCGCACCCGGGCTCACCATCGGTGAACTGGAAGCCAACTACTCCCTTTATTGCAAGGCCATGCGTCTTTTGATTCGGGAGGGTAAAACAATCGCCAAGGTGCGTCGCACCGTCTGCTGGCAGCGGCTTGAGATTCTGCACAACTGTCTGCCGAGCCAATACCGCGAGCCTGACTATCTCTTTGCCCTGCTGCAGCGGGAGTTGAAGGCCCCTCTTTAG
- a CDS encoding methyl-accepting chemotaxis protein, which produces MRLLRLSTLGPLSGLVILSILAFFNQRSVNQAQANRYESLKLAYELRASSDELTRLARTYVVTGSKAYEDQYWHILDVRNGRKARPDGRTVPLRKLMQEQGFSAEEFAKLKQAEDNSNALVTTKTIAMNAIKGRFADGMGGYTRQAAPNPDLARRIMHDPKYHSDKKLIMDPIGEFENLLDRRTETAAENARRLGDSVMIVGMLIASTAAISTWFSLRHHGNKLHGAIEELSSTSGFVATGASQVASSSRYLADGASEQVAALEEISGSAREMGSMATSNAGRTQNASELVSREQQKFQEATGQLAEMVGAMEEIDAASDRISRINKVIDEIAFQTNILALNAAVEAARAGEAGLGFAVVAEEVRNLSQRSTKAARETAALIEESSARTRLGRTKVDQVAGSIRELAGQSAEVRSLVEDVRLGSRDQLQAIERIGAAIDQIERVTKQSASGAVEGSAAAEELTAQAKGLRDVVSILEMMVESRPRPLR; this is translated from the coding sequence ATGCGATTGCTCCGTTTGAGCACGCTGGGACCACTCTCTGGGCTCGTCATTCTTTCGATACTGGCATTCTTCAACCAACGATCCGTCAACCAAGCCCAGGCAAATCGCTACGAATCGCTGAAGTTAGCGTACGAATTGCGGGCCAGCTCAGACGAACTCACCAGACTGGCCCGAACCTATGTAGTGACCGGCAGCAAGGCCTATGAAGATCAGTACTGGCACATACTTGATGTGCGCAATGGTAGAAAAGCGCGGCCAGATGGCAGGACGGTTCCGCTGCGAAAGCTGATGCAGGAGCAGGGGTTTAGCGCCGAAGAGTTTGCCAAGCTGAAACAGGCCGAAGATAATTCAAACGCTTTAGTGACAACCAAAACCATCGCGATGAATGCCATCAAAGGCAGATTTGCCGATGGCATGGGAGGCTACACGCGCCAGGCGGCGCCCAATCCAGATTTAGCCCGCCGCATAATGCACGATCCTAAATATCACTCCGACAAGAAACTCATCATGGACCCCATAGGTGAGTTTGAGAACCTTCTCGATAGACGAACGGAAACAGCCGCCGAGAATGCCCGTCGGCTAGGCGATTCTGTGATGATTGTAGGCATGTTGATTGCCTCCACCGCCGCCATCTCAACTTGGTTCAGCCTGCGTCACCACGGAAACAAACTCCACGGCGCCATTGAGGAGCTCTCCTCCACTTCAGGATTTGTAGCCACAGGCGCCTCCCAGGTTGCCTCTTCCAGCCGCTACCTGGCCGATGGGGCCTCGGAACAGGTGGCGGCCCTCGAGGAAATCTCTGGTTCGGCAAGGGAGATGGGAAGCATGGCGACCAGCAACGCCGGGCGCACCCAGAACGCAAGTGAGCTGGTGTCACGCGAGCAGCAGAAATTCCAGGAAGCCACAGGGCAACTGGCCGAAATGGTGGGTGCCATGGAAGAAATAGACGCGGCCAGTGACCGCATCTCCAGGATCAACAAGGTGATTGATGAGATCGCCTTTCAGACGAACATCCTGGCCCTCAATGCGGCGGTCGAAGCGGCCCGGGCCGGTGAGGCTGGCCTCGGCTTCGCAGTAGTGGCCGAGGAGGTGCGGAACCTTTCCCAGCGGAGCACCAAGGCGGCCCGCGAAACTGCAGCTCTAATCGAGGAATCGAGTGCCCGCACGCGGCTCGGCAGGACGAAGGTGGATCAGGTGGCCGGCTCGATTCGCGAACTCGCTGGCCAATCGGCTGAGGTGCGTTCCCTTGTTGAGGATGTACGGCTGGGAAGCCGTGACCAGCTGCAGGCGATCGAACGGATCGGTGCGGCCATTGACCAGATCGAACGGGTGACCAAGCAATCGGCCTCAGGGGCCGTTGAGGGCTCGGCGGCGGCAGAGGAGTTGACAGCCCAGGCCAAGGGGCTTCGCGACGTTGTCAGCATCCTCGAGATGATGGTGGAATCCCGTCCTCGCCCACTCCGCTGA
- a CDS encoding cupin domain-containing protein codes for MENVRADEGPGAAALGLKVETLSRSDRSWNGDLLPKLNDVQAEVTVLRITVPAGVTLPRHSHPVINAGVLLQGRLRVESDDGSSQSLQPGQAIIEMVNKVHRGVSLGPEPAVVVVVYVAPKGSPITVPASP; via the coding sequence ATGGAAAATGTCCGCGCCGATGAGGGCCCCGGCGCTGCCGCCCTAGGCCTGAAGGTGGAAACCCTGAGCCGCAGCGATCGCTCCTGGAATGGGGACCTATTGCCCAAGCTTAACGATGTCCAAGCCGAAGTAACCGTGCTGCGCATCACGGTGCCTGCCGGGGTAACCCTGCCTCGCCATTCCCATCCAGTGATCAATGCCGGCGTGTTGCTGCAGGGAAGGTTGCGAGTCGAAAGCGACGATGGCTCCAGCCAATCCCTGCAACCAGGCCAGGCCATAATCGAAATGGTGAACAAAGTGCACCGAGGCGTCAGCCTGGGTCCTGAGCCAGCGGTGGTCGTGGTGGTTTACGTTGCACCAAAGGGCAGCCCCATCACGGTGCCAGCGTCACCTTGA
- a CDS encoding IS1595 family transposase produces MARNVIQFQKGLSLPDFQRLYGTEVQCEAALEKARWPGGFRCPRCNGHEHGLVYGRRLKRYQCRSCGHQATLTAGTIMQATKLPLTTWFLAFYMIGQAKTGISSLELSRHLGVNYDTAWLLHHKILRAMADREEAYLLRGKVQIDDSYLGGELPGGKAGRGSENKIPIVAAVSLNEAGRLIHARITAVSGFSSEAIAEWAKRHLAPGSQVLSDGLACFRAVTTAGCSHHAIVTGGKHPNDLPQFRWINTVLGNLKTGFNGTFHAFNFNFDKYARRYLGGFCFRFNRRFSMVAMTDRIANAVCCCMPCTERDLRVAEAYG; encoded by the coding sequence ATGGCGCGCAACGTCATCCAGTTCCAGAAAGGCCTTTCACTGCCTGACTTCCAGCGGCTCTACGGCACCGAGGTGCAATGTGAGGCTGCTTTGGAGAAGGCGCGCTGGCCCGGTGGGTTCCGCTGTCCCCGCTGCAATGGCCATGAGCATGGGCTGGTCTATGGCCGCAGGCTCAAGCGCTATCAGTGCCGCAGCTGCGGCCATCAGGCCACGCTCACGGCTGGCACGATCATGCAGGCCACGAAATTGCCTCTGACCACCTGGTTTCTGGCCTTTTACATGATCGGGCAGGCCAAAACAGGGATCTCCTCGCTGGAGCTCAGCCGCCACCTGGGCGTGAACTACGACACCGCCTGGCTGCTGCACCACAAGATTCTGCGGGCGATGGCTGATCGGGAGGAGGCTTACCTGCTGCGGGGAAAAGTCCAGATCGATGATTCCTACCTCGGCGGAGAACTGCCGGGCGGCAAGGCAGGTCGGGGTTCAGAGAACAAGATCCCCATCGTCGCGGCCGTCTCCTTGAATGAGGCGGGCCGGCTGATTCACGCCAGGATCACAGCCGTGAGTGGCTTCAGCTCAGAGGCCATCGCTGAGTGGGCCAAGCGCCATCTGGCGCCCGGCAGTCAGGTGCTCTCCGATGGCCTGGCCTGCTTTCGTGCCGTGACCACGGCAGGCTGCAGCCATCACGCCATCGTCACCGGTGGGAAGCACCCAAACGACTTGCCGCAGTTCCGTTGGATCAACACCGTGCTGGGCAACCTCAAGACCGGCTTCAACGGCACCTTCCACGCTTTCAATTTCAATTTCGACAAGTACGCCAGGCGCTACCTGGGCGGCTTCTGCTTCCGGTTCAACCGGCGCTTCTCGATGGTTGCGATGACTGATCGCATTGCCAATGCGGTCTGTTGCTGCATGCCCTGCACGGAGCGGGATCTCAGGGTTGCGGAGGCTTATGGGTAA
- the hypE gene encoding hydrogenase expression/formation protein HypE gives MGERIQLAHGGGGTLMQQLIDQELRLLYADHAQVLHDAARLDLPPGPLAFSTDGYVVQPLEFPGGDIGSLAVIGTANDLAMAGARPLHLSVAMILEEGLPLELLRRVVASMAAAARACELTIVTGDTKVVERGKADGIFLTTSGIGVVEAPAPIDPTAIQPGDQLLVSGDLGRHGVAILAARHGLALQPPLLSDCAPLWPQVRALLEAGVAIHCLRDLTRGGLASALQELAEAAGVELALEEGRLPVLEAVARTCELLGFEPLHLANEGRFVVVVPPSARDQAQALLAARGGAWIGSVRPATKGARVLLTTALGTERLLVPLSGELLPRIC, from the coding sequence ATGGGTGAACGCATCCAGCTGGCCCATGGCGGTGGCGGCACCCTGATGCAGCAGCTGATCGACCAGGAGCTGCGGCTCCTCTACGCCGATCACGCCCAGGTGCTCCACGATGCGGCCCGGCTGGATTTGCCCCCGGGTCCGCTTGCTTTCAGCACCGATGGCTATGTGGTGCAGCCGCTGGAATTTCCCGGTGGCGACATCGGCAGCCTGGCGGTGATCGGCACCGCCAATGATCTGGCGATGGCAGGGGCCCGGCCCCTGCACCTCAGCGTGGCGATGATCCTGGAGGAGGGGCTGCCGCTGGAGCTGCTGCGGCGCGTTGTGGCTTCGATGGCGGCGGCAGCCCGGGCCTGCGAGCTCACGATCGTGACGGGCGACACCAAGGTGGTGGAGCGGGGCAAGGCCGATGGCATCTTCCTCACCACCAGTGGCATCGGCGTGGTGGAGGCGCCGGCGCCGATCGATCCCACGGCGATCCAGCCAGGCGACCAGCTGCTGGTGAGCGGCGACCTGGGCCGCCATGGGGTGGCGATCCTGGCGGCGCGCCACGGCCTGGCGCTGCAGCCGCCCTTGCTCAGCGACTGCGCGCCCCTCTGGCCCCAGGTGAGGGCCCTGCTGGAGGCAGGCGTGGCGATCCACTGCCTGCGTGACCTCACCCGCGGCGGCCTGGCCAGTGCCCTGCAGGAACTGGCGGAGGCGGCCGGGGTGGAGCTGGCACTCGAGGAGGGGCGCCTGCCGGTGCTGGAAGCCGTGGCGCGCACCTGTGAGCTGCTGGGCTTTGAGCCCTTGCATCTGGCCAATGAAGGTCGCTTTGTGGTGGTGGTGCCGCCATCGGCCCGCGATCAGGCCCAGGCCCTACTGGCGGCCAGAGGCGGTGCCTGGATCGGCAGCGTGCGGCCGGCCACCAAGGGAGCGCGGGTGCTGCTCACCACGGCCCTGGGCACCGAACGACTGTTGGTGCCCCTCAGCGGTGAGCTACTGCCCCGCATCTGTTGA
- a CDS encoding primase-helicase zinc-binding domain-containing protein, translated as MTTDVMTAANGRWRDILEVLAGLPVEQLSNRHQPCPACGGRDRYRFDDRDGNGSWFCNQCGGKDHLGGGGTGIDLLMRVRRWSFRQACEEVERYLGLEAQGNGRHRPQPVSSGNGSGGKVPAALGLPGHASRPWRQPEVPPADAAPPELERGAIAQWCYRDASGAQLFWIQRLCPGRSGRKGFLHRVWLDGGWHRPSRRDPFSCEWPAPRPLYGLPGLAQLPEAQVLVVEGEGTADAAALLFPDHVVISWANGTNAIAKADWQPIAGRSVTLWPDADAPGRKAMGRLAALLREQDCSVQLVDPPADLPQGWDLADADWSTAEAADLLQQWLQPLPADEARPGGAADPEDQAPTSAESPAGGGGGAPFQCLGYDGEASYYRSGRTGQVLRLSRSAHTATHLVALAPLAHWETLYPSRTGVNWSAVASDLYERSIAAGLFTPDRIRGRGAWWDDGRPLLHLGDRLVTPEGEHLITTPFRSRYVYQRMPRLDGPGDVEPLSVKEAAVIVSIANRFHWDVPASGTLLVGWVVLGPICGSLRWRPHVWLTGGAGSGKSAILERYITPLLGDFALPVSGSTTEAAVRQSICSDAMPVVFDEAESNERPDQQRMQGILALARVASSESGAALLKGSPSGEVSRYRVRSMFLLSSIATALKQGADRSRFAQLTLRNPAELPKGEREVHWALLDRDLDRHISPELGRRLIARTVGLIPMIRQAEGVFTRAAARHFDSQRLGDQYGTLMAGAWSLLSDVVPTQEEAEQCIACHDWESYSQSTELSDEQRCIQTILQHQLRVECPDRSVTRTIGELVELAAHQTHDLEISAELAGQALARQGLRLESPHLLVSNTAEPIAQILRETAWAHGWAVVLLRLSGAQRRGPVRFCGAGMVTRAVAIPLAVL; from the coding sequence ATGACAACCGACGTGATGACTGCGGCCAATGGCCGCTGGCGGGACATCCTCGAGGTGTTGGCAGGGCTGCCTGTCGAGCAGCTCAGCAACCGCCACCAGCCCTGCCCCGCCTGCGGGGGGAGGGACCGGTACCGCTTTGACGACCGGGATGGCAACGGCTCCTGGTTCTGCAACCAGTGCGGCGGCAAGGACCACCTCGGCGGTGGTGGGACAGGCATAGACCTGCTGATGCGGGTGCGCCGCTGGAGCTTCCGCCAGGCCTGCGAGGAGGTGGAGCGCTATCTCGGTCTGGAGGCGCAAGGGAATGGCCGGCATCGGCCCCAGCCGGTGTCCAGCGGCAACGGCAGCGGAGGCAAGGTCCCTGCGGCCCTAGGACTTCCCGGCCACGCCAGTCGGCCCTGGCGTCAGCCTGAGGTGCCGCCTGCTGACGCCGCGCCACCAGAGCTGGAGCGGGGTGCGATCGCCCAGTGGTGCTATCGCGACGCCAGCGGCGCCCAGCTGTTCTGGATTCAGCGGCTCTGCCCTGGCCGCAGCGGCCGCAAGGGCTTTCTGCATCGGGTCTGGCTCGATGGCGGCTGGCACCGCCCCAGCCGCCGCGATCCCTTCTCCTGCGAGTGGCCGGCGCCTCGGCCCCTCTATGGCCTGCCGGGGCTGGCCCAACTCCCAGAGGCTCAGGTGTTGGTGGTGGAGGGGGAGGGCACGGCGGATGCGGCCGCGCTGCTGTTCCCCGATCACGTGGTGATCAGCTGGGCCAACGGCACCAATGCCATCGCCAAGGCCGATTGGCAGCCGATTGCGGGGCGGTCGGTGACGCTCTGGCCCGATGCCGACGCGCCAGGCCGCAAGGCCATGGGGCGGCTGGCTGCACTGTTGCGCGAGCAGGACTGCTCTGTGCAGCTGGTAGACCCTCCGGCAGACCTGCCGCAGGGATGGGATCTGGCCGATGCCGACTGGAGCACAGCGGAAGCTGCCGATCTTCTGCAGCAGTGGCTGCAGCCCCTGCCGGCAGATGAAGCAAGGCCGGGAGGGGCAGCAGACCCGGAAGACCAGGCGCCCACGTCCGCTGAGTCACCGGCAGGTGGTGGTGGCGGGGCGCCGTTCCAGTGCCTCGGCTACGACGGCGAGGCCAGCTACTACCGCTCCGGACGCACCGGGCAGGTGCTGCGGTTGAGCCGTTCGGCCCACACCGCCACCCATCTGGTGGCCCTGGCGCCCCTGGCCCACTGGGAGACCCTCTACCCCAGCCGCACCGGCGTGAACTGGTCGGCGGTGGCCAGTGACCTCTACGAGCGCTCGATCGCTGCCGGCCTGTTCACGCCCGATCGCATCCGCGGCCGCGGGGCTTGGTGGGATGACGGCCGCCCGCTGCTGCACCTGGGTGATCGGCTCGTCACCCCCGAGGGGGAGCACCTGATCACCACGCCCTTTCGCTCCCGCTACGTCTACCAGCGCATGCCGCGCCTCGATGGGCCAGGCGATGTGGAACCCCTCTCGGTGAAGGAGGCGGCGGTGATCGTGAGCATCGCCAACCGCTTCCACTGGGATGTGCCCGCCTCCGGCACCCTGCTCGTGGGCTGGGTGGTGCTGGGGCCGATCTGCGGCTCGCTGCGCTGGCGGCCCCATGTGTGGCTCACCGGCGGTGCGGGCTCCGGCAAGAGCGCGATCCTCGAGCGCTACATCACCCCCCTGCTGGGCGACTTTGCCCTGCCGGTGAGTGGCTCGACCACAGAAGCCGCGGTGCGCCAGTCGATCTGCTCCGACGCCATGCCGGTGGTGTTTGACGAGGCTGAGAGCAACGAGCGGCCGGATCAGCAGCGGATGCAGGGGATCCTGGCGCTGGCGCGGGTGGCCAGCAGCGAGAGCGGGGCGGCCCTGCTCAAGGGCTCTCCGAGCGGTGAGGTGAGTCGCTACCGGGTGCGCTCGATGTTTCTGCTCAGCTCCATCGCCACCGCCCTCAAGCAGGGGGCGGACCGCAGCCGCTTTGCCCAGCTCACCCTGCGCAACCCCGCCGAGCTGCCCAAGGGCGAGCGGGAGGTGCACTGGGCCTTGCTGGATCGAGACCTGGACCGCCACATCTCACCCGAGTTGGGGCGCCGCCTGATCGCCCGCACCGTGGGCCTGATCCCGATGATCCGTCAGGCGGAAGGCGTGTTCACCCGCGCGGCGGCGCGGCACTTCGACTCCCAGCGCCTGGGCGATCAGTACGGCACCTTGATGGCCGGCGCCTGGTCGCTGCTCAGCGATGTCGTCCCCACCCAGGAGGAGGCCGAGCAGTGCATCGCCTGCCACGACTGGGAGAGCTACAGCCAGAGCACCGAGCTCAGCGATGAGCAGCGCTGCATCCAGACGATCCTCCAGCACCAGTTGCGGGTGGAGTGCCCCGATCGCAGCGTCACCCGCACGATTGGCGAACTGGTGGAGCTGGCTGCCCACCAGACCCATGACCTGGAGATCAGCGCCGAGCTGGCTGGGCAGGCCCTGGCCCGCCAGGGATTGCGGCTGGAGTCGCCCCATCTGCTGGTGAGCAACACGGCCGAACCGATCGCCCAGATCTTGCGGGAGACGGCCTGGGCTCACGGCTGGGCGGTGGTGCTGTTGCGCCTGTCTGGTGCTCAACGCCGCGGGCCAGTGCGCTTCTGCGGCGCCGGCATGGTCACGCGGGCGGTGGCGATTCCACTGGCGGTTCTCTGA
- a CDS encoding cupin domain-containing protein gives MELHADLNQRAVLDSKALEWTPSPLPGVERRLLDRRGGEVARATSIVRYSPGSCFERHTHRGGEEILVLDGTFSDEHGDYGAGTYLRNPVGSSHAPFSTGGCTILVKLQQMHPSDQQPLVIDTTQSVWLPGLVSGLEVLPLHAYGSEHVALVRWAPGTMFQPHGHPGGEEILVLTGVFQDEHGTYSAGSWLRNPPASVHQPWSDAGCTIWVKTGHLPATQGPDG, from the coding sequence ATGGAGCTCCATGCCGACCTCAACCAACGCGCCGTTCTGGACAGCAAAGCGTTGGAGTGGACCCCATCGCCCCTGCCGGGGGTGGAGCGACGCCTGCTCGATCGCCGCGGAGGGGAAGTGGCCCGGGCCACCTCAATCGTGCGCTATAGCCCCGGTAGCTGCTTTGAGCGCCACACCCATCGCGGCGGCGAGGAGATACTGGTGCTGGATGGCACCTTCTCGGATGAGCACGGCGATTACGGCGCCGGCACCTACCTGCGCAATCCCGTGGGCTCCAGCCACGCCCCCTTCAGCACTGGCGGCTGCACGATCCTGGTGAAACTGCAGCAGATGCACCCGTCCGATCAGCAGCCGCTGGTGATCGACACCACCCAATCCGTCTGGTTGCCGGGCCTGGTGAGTGGGCTGGAGGTGCTGCCCCTGCACGCCTACGGATCGGAGCACGTGGCCCTGGTGCGCTGGGCACCGGGCACGATGTTTCAACCCCACGGCCACCCAGGCGGCGAGGAAATCCTGGTGCTCACTGGTGTGTTCCAGGACGAGCACGGCACCTATTCGGCAGGCAGCTGGCTGCGCAACCCGCCCGCCAGCGTGCACCAGCCCTGGAGTGATGCGGGCTGCACCATCTGGGTCAAGACAGGCCATCTGCCGGCTACCCAGGGGCCCGATGGCTGA
- the hypD gene encoding hydrogenase formation protein HypD, whose protein sequence is MEVCGGQTHAILRWGLDQLLPPGLRLIHGPGCPVCVTPAELIDGALELAARPEVILCSYGDMLRVPGSAAGADLLGVRASGGDVRLLTSPLQAIALAQGSPACQVVFLAVGFETTAPATALLLRQARQLGLANLSVLLAHVRVAPAMVALLQDPANQVQGFLAAGHVAAVMGTAELSELVARQRVPVVVTGFGPADVMAGLVQLVQLLEAGTPALANAYGRVVRERGNGSAQALLKEVFVVVDRPWRGLGTIAGGGFGFAPAYRGFDALERFGLAPAQGGPQPETPCISGPILQGRAIPTDCPAFGSACTPEQPLGAPMVSSEGACAAYYRYRRQAP, encoded by the coding sequence ATGGAGGTGTGTGGCGGGCAAACCCACGCCATCCTGCGCTGGGGGCTCGACCAGTTGCTGCCGCCAGGGCTGCGGCTGATCCATGGGCCCGGCTGTCCGGTGTGTGTGACACCGGCTGAGCTCATCGATGGGGCCCTGGAGTTGGCGGCCAGGCCGGAGGTGATCCTCTGCTCCTACGGCGACATGCTGCGGGTGCCAGGCAGCGCCGCCGGCGCTGATCTGCTCGGCGTGCGGGCCTCCGGCGGCGATGTGCGCCTGCTCACTTCGCCCCTGCAGGCCATCGCCCTGGCCCAGGGCTCGCCCGCTTGCCAGGTGGTGTTCCTGGCGGTGGGTTTTGAAACCACGGCACCGGCCACGGCCCTGCTGTTGCGCCAGGCGCGGCAGCTGGGGCTGGCCAATCTCAGTGTGCTGCTGGCCCATGTGCGGGTGGCGCCAGCGATGGTGGCGCTGCTGCAGGATCCTGCCAACCAGGTGCAGGGCTTCCTGGCGGCCGGCCACGTGGCTGCGGTGATGGGCACCGCCGAGCTCAGCGAGTTAGTGGCACGCCAGCGGGTGCCGGTGGTGGTGACGGGCTTTGGGCCGGCCGATGTGATGGCGGGCCTGGTGCAGCTGGTGCAATTGCTCGAGGCCGGTACCCCGGCCCTCGCCAACGCCTACGGCCGGGTGGTGCGGGAGCGGGGTAACGGTTCGGCCCAGGCCTTGCTGAAGGAGGTGTTTGTGGTGGTGGATCGGCCCTGGCGGGGCCTGGGCACCATCGCCGGCGGCGGGTTTGGTTTTGCCCCGGCCTACCGGGGCTTCGACGCCCTGGAGCGCTTTGGCCTGGCCCCGGCCCAGGGCGGGCCCCAGCCTGAGACCCCCTGCATCAGCGGCCCGATCCTGCAGGGTCGCGCCATCCCCACCGACTGCCCGGCCTTTGGCTCGGCCTGCACCCCGGAGCAGCCGCTGGGGGCTCCGATGGTGTCGAGCGAAGGGGCCTGCGCCGCCTACTACCGCTACCGGCGCCAGGCCCCATGA